The following are encoded in a window of Platichthys flesus chromosome 19, fPlaFle2.1, whole genome shotgun sequence genomic DNA:
- the adora2ab gene encoding adenosine A2a receptor b gives MLKTDQLVYIVLELVIACLAVAGNILVCWAVCLNSNLQSITNFFLVSLAVADIAVGLLAIPFAISISTGFCANFYGCLFIACFVLVLTQSSIFSLLAIAVDRYIAIKNPLRYNSLVTGQRAKAIITLCWVLSVGIGLTPMLGWNTGLDSKTAGNTNSSCPNSLCECLFEGVVTMDYMVYFNFFCCVLLPLLVMLVIYANIFLAAQHQLRMIGFKASHMPVLAVITSASSSPRSTLQKEVHAAKSLSIIVGMFAFCWLPVHIINCFNHMCPDCERPHIWVMNIAIILSHANSVMNPFIYAYRIREFRETFRRILSQHILGHGDMHGLGDGRGAGSSRSSIVRTSSSSRTSKESSCATVVNSYILDPGSKQTKANQEASCHWTTKLDSASGGQTPNFHQISNSSLTQQLPCIMGFAAQEGKESDTYLGGTTDDSELRNNESGITFVNVHAGFLKQMDCTCSAELPEVS, from the exons ATGCTGAAGACTGACCAGCTGGTCTACATTGTCCTGGAGCTGGTGATCGCCTGCCTGGCTGTTGCTGGAAACATCCTGGTGTGCTGGGCCGTCTGCCTCAACTCCAACCTGCAGAGCATCACCAACTTCTTTCTGGTGTCCCTGGCTGTGGCTGATATCGCTGTAGGGCTGCTGGCAATTCCCTTCGCCATCAGCATCAG TACCGGCTTCTGTGCAAACTTCTACGGCTGCTTGTTCATCGCCTGCTTCGTGCTCGTGCTCACCCAGAGCTCCATCTTCAGCCTTCTGGCCATCGCTGTGGACCGCTACATTGCCATCAAGAACCCGCTCAG GTACAACAGCCTGGTGACAGGGCAGAGGGCGAAGGCCATCATCACCCTGTGCTGGGTCCTCTCCGTGGGCATCGGCCTGACTCCGATGCTGGGCTGGAACACAG GTTTGGACTCCAAAACCGCCGGCAACACAAACAGTAGCTGCCCAAATAGCCTGTGCGAGTGTCTGTTCGAAGGAGTGGTCACCATGGACTACATGGTCTATTTCAACTTCTTTTGCTgtgtgctgctgcctctgctggtCATGCTGGTCATCTATGCCAACATCTTCCTGGCCGCGCAGCACCAGCTCAGGATGATTGGTTTCAAAGCCTCGCACATGCCCGTTCTTGCAGTGATAACCTCGGCTTCGAGCTCACCTCGCTCCACCCTGCAGAAGGAGGTGCACGCTGCCAAGTCACTGTCCATCATTGTGGGGATGTTTGCCTTTTGCTGGCTTCCAGTGCACATCATCAACTGCTTCAACCACATGTGTCCCGACTGCGAACGCCCACACATCTGGGTGATGAACATCGCCATCATCCTCTCCCATGCTAACTCCGTTATGAATCCCTTCATCTATGCCTATCGCATTCGGGAGTTCAGGGAGACCTTCCGGAGGATCCTGTCCCAGCACATCCTGGGGCATGGGGATATGCATGGGCTTGGCGATGGCAGAGGTgctggaagcagcaggagcagcatcGTCAggacttcttcctcttcccgcACCAGTAAAGAGTCATCGTGTGCAACTGTAGTAAACAGTTACATCCTAGACCCTGGTTCCAAGCAAACCAAAGCTAACCAGGAGGCCTCTTGCCACTGGACCACGAAGTTAGACTCTGCATCAGGTGGCCAAACACCCAACTTTCACCAAATAAGCAACAGTTCACTAACACAGCAGCTGCCATGCATCATGGGATTTGCTGCGCAGGAAGGAAAAGAGTCAGACACATATCTCGGGGGAACAACAGATGATTCGGAGCTGAGAAACAATGAGAGTGGTATTACTTTTGTGAATGTTCATGCCGGCTTCTTAAAACAGATGGACTGCACATGCTCTGCAGAGCTTCCAGAAGTCTCATGA
- the snrpd3l gene encoding small nuclear ribonucleoprotein D3 polypeptide, like has product MSIGVPIKVLHEAEGHIVTCETNTGEVYRGKLIEAEDNMNCQMSNITVTYRDGRVAQLEQVYIRGSKIRFLILPDMLKNAPMLKSMKNKNQGSGAGRGKAAILKAQVAARGRGRGGMGRGNIFQKRR; this is encoded by the exons ATGTCTATCGGCGTACCAATCAAGGTTCTGCATGAAGCAGAGGGACACATCGTGACCTGTGAGACCAACACTGGAGAGGTGTACAGGGGCAAGCTGATCGAGGCCGAGGACAACATGAACTGCCAG ATGTCAAATATCACAGTGACTTACCGTGATGGCAGGGTGGCGCAGTTGGAGCAAGTCTACATTCGTGGCAGCAAAATCCGCTTCCTGATTTTACCAGACATGTTAAAGAATGCACCGATGTTAAAGAGTATGAAGAACAAGAACCAAGGATCTGGTGCAGGAAGGGGAAAGGCGGCTATTCTCAAAGCACAAG TGGCAGCTCGAGGCAGAGGCCGCGGTGGAATGGGAAGAGGAAACATCTTCCAGAAGAGGCGATAA